A genomic stretch from Pseudomonadota bacterium includes:
- a CDS encoding acetolactate synthase large subunit gives MKASDLFVNCLEEEGIEYIFGVPGEENADFMVSLEQSKQITFVLTRHEQGAAFMAEIYGRLTGNPAGALGTLGPGATNLVTGVADSNMDRAPMLVLTGQGSTDRLHKESHQIMDVVSMFRPVTKWATTVFNPNTIPEIVRKSVRLARTEKPGAVHIELPEDVATQDTTATPLSPRRFRRSVPDDKIVDRAFAQLCHAKRPVILAGNGCIRRRASKQLRLLCEKTGIGVISTFMAKGCVDMDAEYCLYTVGLGAKDRISKAIDDADLVLTIGFDMVEYHPNLWNADRTKQILHIDFLPAEIDECYLPEVELVGDVAHALWMLNERFSHTDVPAYDFALQRRCRARMQTDFAEYKDDDTVGAIRPQKALWDARQVMGPHDILLSDVGAHKMWIARHYQCHEPNTCLIPNGFCSMGFALPGAIAASLVHPDRRILGIAGDAGFLMNVQEMETAARLNSNIVMMVWEDNAYGLIAWKQETHFGHHTDLAFGNPDWTLLAQSFGWQGHHVERSADLAAALETAFNEDGPSLVVIPIDYRENQLLTKKLGEIQCAI, from the coding sequence ATGAAAGCCTCGGATCTGTTCGTCAATTGTTTAGAAGAAGAAGGTATCGAGTACATTTTTGGCGTTCCCGGCGAAGAAAACGCCGATTTCATGGTGTCGCTGGAACAGTCAAAGCAGATCACGTTTGTGCTCACCCGACATGAGCAGGGCGCAGCGTTTATGGCCGAAATCTACGGTCGACTCACGGGCAATCCAGCCGGCGCCCTCGGCACGCTGGGTCCCGGTGCGACCAACCTCGTAACTGGCGTTGCCGATTCGAACATGGATCGAGCGCCCATGCTGGTACTGACCGGCCAGGGCTCGACCGACCGGCTTCACAAAGAGTCTCATCAAATCATGGATGTTGTGAGCATGTTCAGACCCGTGACCAAATGGGCAACCACGGTATTTAATCCCAACACCATCCCGGAAATCGTTCGAAAATCAGTGAGACTGGCGCGCACCGAAAAACCGGGCGCCGTCCACATTGAGCTCCCCGAGGACGTGGCGACCCAAGACACGACGGCCACGCCACTGTCACCGCGTCGTTTTCGTCGCTCTGTGCCGGACGACAAGATCGTCGATCGCGCGTTTGCGCAATTGTGCCACGCCAAACGCCCGGTCATATTGGCCGGTAATGGCTGCATACGACGACGCGCGAGTAAGCAGTTACGCCTGCTCTGTGAAAAGACCGGAATCGGTGTCATTAGCACATTCATGGCGAAGGGCTGCGTGGATATGGACGCGGAGTATTGCCTGTACACGGTCGGACTGGGTGCAAAAGACCGCATTTCCAAAGCGATTGACGATGCGGATCTGGTGCTCACGATTGGGTTTGACATGGTCGAGTATCACCCCAATCTATGGAACGCGGATCGCACCAAGCAGATTCTGCACATCGATTTTCTGCCCGCTGAAATCGACGAATGTTACCTACCGGAAGTTGAGCTTGTCGGCGACGTGGCCCACGCGCTTTGGATGCTCAACGAGCGCTTTTCTCACACGGACGTACCGGCTTACGACTTCGCGCTCCAGCGACGCTGTCGCGCGCGTATGCAAACCGATTTTGCCGAGTACAAAGACGATGACACCGTCGGTGCGATTCGGCCTCAGAAGGCCCTTTGGGACGCACGCCAAGTGATGGGTCCGCACGATATCCTTCTATCGGATGTGGGTGCACACAAAATGTGGATCGCGCGTCACTACCAGTGCCATGAGCCGAACACGTGTCTGATACCCAATGGTTTTTGTTCGATGGGTTTCGCTCTACCCGGCGCGATCGCTGCAAGCCTCGTACATCCTGATCGACGCATTCTCGGTATCGCCGGCGATGCGGGTTTCTTGATGAACGTGCAAGAAATGGAAACGGCGGCCCGTCTAAACAGCAATATCGTCATGATGGTGTGGGAAGACAATGCCTATGGTTTGATTGCCTGGAAACAAGAAACGCATTTTGGCCATCACACCGATTTAGCCTTTGGTAACCCCGACTGGACGCTGTTGGCACAGTCGTTTGGCTGGCAAGGACACCACGTTGAGCGCTCGGCCGATTTAGCCGCTGCGCTTGAAACCGCTTTCAACGAGGACGGTCCCAGTCTGGTGGTGATTCCGATCGACTATCGCGAGAATCAATTGCTCACGAAAAAACTGGGGGAGATCCAGTGCGCGATTTAA